From Fusobacterium sp. FSA-380-WT-3A, a single genomic window includes:
- a CDS encoding RidA family protein — protein MIKRYNVGKRLSEAVIYNGVAYLCGQCCFEENEGKKDVQTQTREALANIERVLKDIGSDKTKILMATIYLKDISYFDEMNEVWDNWVEPGFAPARACVEAALAEKELLVEIVVTAAVE, from the coding sequence ATGATAAAAAGATATAATGTTGGAAAAAGATTAAGTGAAGCAGTTATTTATAATGGTGTAGCTTATCTTTGTGGACAATGTTGTTTTGAAGAAAATGAAGGGAAAAAAGATGTTCAAACTCAAACAAGAGAGGCTTTAGCAAATATTGAAAGAGTTTTAAAGGATATTGGTTCTGATAAAACAAAAATTCTTATGGCTACTATTTATTTAAAGGATATTAGCTATTTTGATGAGATGAATGAAGTTTGGGATAATTGGGTAGAACCAGGATTTGCTCCAGCTAGAGCTTGTGTAGAAGCAGCACTTGCTGAAAAAGAATTATTAGTAGAGATAGTTGTAACAGCAGCAGTAGAATAA